A portion of the Halobacillus ihumii genome contains these proteins:
- the proC gene encoding pyrroline-5-carboxylate reductase, whose protein sequence is MDKQIGFLGCGSMGQAMIQGMIQSNLVKPEQIAATALSDETIDFVDEEYGIHISTDNKKLAQECDILFLAVKPYIYQGVIQEIKSSIHEHTVIVTVAAGITLDQVKESFGSQVKVIRSMPNTPSLVGAGMSVLCPNDFITEEDLHDVKELFESFGEAEVIEEHLMDAVPALSGSSPAFVYMFIEAMADTAVQQGFPRDKAYKLASQAVQGAAKMVLETGKHPGELKDAVCTPGGTTIEGVTALEQTGLRSSVIQAMTACTNKSKELSSGS, encoded by the coding sequence GTGGATAAACAAATAGGGTTCCTGGGTTGCGGTTCCATGGGTCAGGCGATGATTCAAGGGATGATCCAGTCGAATTTGGTAAAGCCGGAGCAAATTGCGGCCACTGCTTTAAGCGATGAAACCATCGATTTCGTCGATGAAGAGTATGGGATTCATATCTCTACTGATAATAAAAAATTGGCGCAAGAATGTGACATTTTGTTTCTGGCTGTGAAACCTTATATCTATCAAGGGGTTATCCAGGAGATTAAATCATCAATCCATGAACATACTGTCATCGTAACAGTGGCAGCTGGAATAACGCTTGATCAAGTAAAAGAATCATTTGGATCGCAAGTTAAAGTGATTCGGTCCATGCCAAATACACCATCACTCGTGGGTGCCGGAATGAGTGTCCTTTGCCCGAATGACTTCATTACGGAAGAGGATCTTCATGATGTGAAGGAACTCTTTGAAAGCTTTGGCGAGGCTGAAGTGATAGAGGAGCACTTAATGGATGCTGTGCCGGCACTGAGCGGATCATCGCCAGCATTCGTCTATATGTTTATTGAGGCAATGGCTGATACAGCGGTGCAGCAGGGATTTCCAAGGGACAAGGCTTATAAGCTTGCTTCACAGGCCGTGCAGGGGGCAGCGAAAATGGTGCTGGAAACAGGTAAGCATCCTGGTGAACTAAAAGATGCGGTCTGTACGCCAGGCGGCACGACCATTGAAGGGGTGACCGCGCTTGAACAAACAGGTTTGAGAAGTTCGGTCATTCAAGCTATGACGGCTTGCACCAATAAATCAAAAGAATTATCCAGTGGTTCATAA